Proteins from a single region of Punica granatum isolate Tunisia-2019 chromosome 8, ASM765513v2, whole genome shotgun sequence:
- the LOC116189432 gene encoding flavonol 7-O-beta-glucosyltransferase UGT74F1-like — protein MEEQGKRSHVVVLTYPAQGHINPLLQFTKRLAAKGLRATFATTPYTILSIRSTTIGLEPISDGFDEGGFSLAPSTEAYLESFKTAGSKTLSDLVQKFIHTEDPVTCIVYDSLLPWAMDVARKFGIYSALLLTVSASVSSLFWHIHRGQLSFPVKLEEDDQPLTVPGIPPIRHGELPTFLARPEDQSAYLSVIMGMYATLDQHDFVFCNSSEELEIESVKAMSGQWPLVMVGPLIPLAYSSSHQSEEDTAYGANLWDPSNEPYLQWLDQREPNSVIYVSFGSMAKIPQAQVEEFASGLKLTNKPFLWVLKDYPKDKLPVGCLGSGGETFRRGLVVEWCNQLEVLAHRAVGCFFTHCGWNSTLEGISLGVPMVGAPIWSDQPMNAKFVDEVLGLGVRAKRDEAGILTAREIERCVHEVMDGERSDEFRANASNWAEKAKGSVSKGGSSDRNIEEFIAKLVKRGRKID, from the exons ATGGAAGAACAGGGAAAGAGAAGCCATGTCGTTGTGCTAACTTACCCGGCACAGGGCCACATCAACCCGCTCCTCCAATTCACGAAGCGCTTAGCTGCCAAGGGCCTCAGGGCCACCTTTGCCACCACCCCCTACACCATCCTTTCCATTCGATCCACCACCATCGGCCTCGAGCCGATATCCGACGGTTTCGATGAGGGCGGCTTCAGCCTCGCCCCCTCAACTGAAGCCTACTTGGAATCATTCAAGACGGCTGGCTCTAAAACACTGTCTGATCTCGTCCAGAAGTTCATCCACACCGAGGACCCCGTGACCTGCATAGTTTACgactctcttcttccttgggCCATGGACGTGGCGAGGAAGTTTGGGATCTACTCGGCTCTTCTGTTGACCGTCTCTGCATCCGTTAGTTCTCTATTTTGGCATATCCACAGGGGACAGTTGAGCTTTCCGGTGAAGCTGGAGGAGGATGATCAGCCGCTGACAGTGCCGGGGATTCCACCGATCAGGCATGGTGAGCTCCCAACCTTCCTTGCACGGCCCGAGGACCAGTCGGCTTATTTGAGTGTGATTATGGGAATGTATGCAACTCTCGACCAGCATGACTTTGTGTTCTGCAACTCATCTGAAGAGCTGGAGATTGAG TCAGTGAAAGCAATGTCCGGGCAATGGCCGTTGGTGATGGTGGGCCCTCTCATTCCTTTGGCCTATTCATCATCACATCAGAGTGAAGAAGACACAGCCTATGGAGCCAACCTGTGGGACCCTTCCAATGAGCCCTACCTCCAATGGCTGGACCAGAGGGAGCCCAACTCGGTGATCTATGTCTCGTTTGGTAGCATGGCCAAGATCCCACAGGCCCAGGTTGAAGAATTCGCCTCGGGCCTGAAACTCACAAACAAGCCCTTCCTGTGGGTGTTGAAGGACTACCCTAAGGACAAACTGCCGGTAGGATGCCTCGGTTCGGGTGGCGAGACGTTCAGGAGAGGGCTAGTCGTGGAATGGTGCAATCAGCTCGAAGTATTGGCCCATCGGGCCGTGGGTTGCTTCTTCACCCATTGTGGGTGGAACTCGACCCTCGAGGGGATCAGCCTTGGGGTGCCCATGGTGGGTGCTCCGATATGGAGCGACCAACCGATGAATGCCAAGTTTGTGGATGAGGTCCTAGGTTTGGGCGTCCGGGCTAAGAGAGATGAGGCAGGGATCCTGACTGCTCGGGAAATCGAGAGGTGTGTCCATGAAGTTATGGACGGGGAGAGGAGCGATGAGTTCAGAGCGAATGCGTCGAATTGGGCTGAGAAAGCCAAAGGATCAGTTAGTAAAGGCGGTAGCTCAGACAGGAACATTGAAGAGTTCATCGCGAAGCTGGTCAAGCGTGGGAGAAAGATCGATTGA
- the LOC116188216 gene encoding LIM domain-containing protein WLIM1-like produces the protein MASSYGGTKQKCTACEKTVYWVEELTADNRVYHKSCFRCHHCKGTLKLGNYSSYDGVLYCKPHFDQLFKMTGRLDKSFEGTPKTVNRPADQVQTNSRFSSFFAGTQEKCLACKKTVYPIEKVAVDGKSYHRPCFRCARGGCMVTPLNYVTHENRIYCKHHHSQLFKEKGNFSKLDNHQQFTKLEEQSAKLDNPEQSAKLDNHEQSTKLDNHEQVVKELTVTVTENGNGTA, from the exons atgGCAAGTTCATATGGAGGGACGAAGCAGAAGTGCACGGCATGTGAGAAGACTGTGTATTGGGTTGAAGAGCTCACAGCTGATAACAGAGTCTATCACAAGTCCTGCTTCAGATGCCATCACTGCAAGGGCACCCTCAAG CTGGGTAATTACTCCTCCTACGACGGCGTGTTATACTGCAAGCCCCATTTCGATCAGCTCTTCAAGATGACTGGACGATTAGATAAAAGTTTTGAAG GTACTCCGAAAACTGTTAACAGACCGGCCGATCAG GTCCAAACCAACAGCAGATTCTCGAGTTTCTTCGCCGGAACCCAGGAGAAGTGTCTTGCTTGCAAGAAAACTGTATACCCAATCGAAAAG GTGGCAGTCGATGGGAAATCATACCACAGGCCTTGCTTCAGATGCGCTCGAGGAGGGTGCATGGTCACGCCACTGAACTACGTAACGCATGAGAACCGGATCTACTGTAAACACCACCATAGCCAACTATTCAAGGAGAAAGGCAACTTCAGCAAACTTGACAATCACCAGCAGTTCACCAAGCTCGAAGAGCAATCTGCCAAGCTCGACAATCCCGAGCAATCTGCTAAGCTCGACAATCACGAGCAATCTACCAAGCTCGATAATCACGAGCAGGTGGTGAAAGAACTCACAGTGACAGTGACCGA